In the Plasmodium gaboni strain SY75 chromosome 13, whole genome shotgun sequence genome, aatttttattatcattacaatataatatgtcTTCAACCACATCTttactactactactactactactactactactattattattattattattattattgttattgttgttgtttttattatttatatttatatttttatttatatttatgtttttattttggTTTGGTTGAGGGTGCAGTAAATTACAATATAActtatcataaaaatattctacattattatttaataaattatcaaCTACTACTTGCtgtaataaattaaaatcTTCTGGGCACATATGTATGACACCACATAAATAAACGttgagaaaaaaaagaggatttttttttttatataaaacatttcTATAATATTGAATGAGAACATGGAAATTATTCATGaccatattttttataggATATGAAAAACaagaattatttaaaaaatatactaatattttatcatataatctaattttattatcttgttttttaaatatatatttattttttatatctatatttctacttttaaaaattaaaaatttattattattataaattgatggaatatataaaattacattattaaaatgtaaattatatttattcaaacttataataatatttttcatttttttcttttctattctatatatattattatatgaacaaaaattatttgattCATATCctttcttatatttttcatctACCATTTCAAgcatattttttaaaataatataattacGTAGACTAAACATATTACACACTTcattttcaaaaaaaatataatattttttatcattacAAATATGTTTGTTACTATCATATGtgtttataattttattattaccatCACATgtatttatcattatattattatttatttttttttttattattttttttatttttttttttattattttttttattattttttttattatttttttttgttttatttcATATGGATGctttaaagaaaatatatttaaaaaatctgttaaaatatatttattcaaaaaattaaaaaaatcattcgtcttatatataatagaaatattgttacaatatattttagtatttgtattatatctttttatattttttataacctcatcatatatatcctttttaatattataaaggTTGTCATCAAAAGgtttattaatatgataaatatcTGTATTCTTATCATAACgttttaataattcatataaaaaatctATATTTCTTATTGTAGTTATCAAACAAAAATAAGGTGACTCATCATTATTGTAAGgattatcatatttatttattttatttattcttttgATGTTACTTTCATTTGTTTCAAAATCATTATAATCATATCTTTTAAACCTACACATATTAAAcattttattcttatataatcttttatatattttgaatgCATAAAAATCGATGAACAActtaataaaattatttttttttatattatatttatgtaacagatcaaaataatatatacatatattactacataaatatatttcatattgattttttaatatatcctcatttttttttatatttaatattttttctaaactattataaacattatcaaatgatataaatgtaatatgactttttaattttatatggataatatattttaaaagatgaTATAAGTCAAATACTGatgtcttttttttttttttattattattattattataaaaattgtaatatgtatatattttatctgTACCTTTTCTTTTGAAATTTATAGGTATTCTTGTCTCTGATATTGTcatcttattattattattattatgttgTTCCCCTTCATATTGATaatatgatttattatGAATGACTTTATTATTTAGAAAGAATAAatctttaatattataattattcaaatttttatcttcattattatcatcatatatatatatcttctctttatttttcttcaatgatatatttcttgtattccttaaaaaataattctttttaaataagatatgatgatatatgttttgtttcacttttctttttcttttctcttcatttatgaatttttttttttttgtacttttataatttaattttatattatctaaataaataattcttcGTATGgcaatatatatttgataaataataaaattaagaaaaattattttaacattatttattatatttatatcaatTTCCTTGTCACtaatttttacatataaatcACAAGGAGggttattatatttattccTATCATTTGAAagttttttatttccttttGCATATgacatataatttttgttcttttttttttcaaagACACAAACATCTCTCAGAATATTGCAACATGATAACAGTTGAACTTTTAgattattaaaataaaaataatgattattcaaataatatgttttataaCACAAATATctattatttaatttaatttttaaaaaataatacaagTTAAATGTAATACACAAAGgtgatattatattatcatttattacatttttattatttcctttctttgtatataaaatattacaatcattattaacaacattatatttgtttgaaatacaaaaaaattgtaatgaaaaatttttgcaaattaatttaataataaaaagtgaacttttttttttttttttttttttttcttcgTATTTTTCTATATGATCAGTAGTtgtatattcatataatttttttttattcacTCGACATTTTTCTCTTAATACATTTCTCATACaacaattaaaaatatgtgtactttttttttttcttaaataatatatacaatataaataataaataaaatttaaatgtGTAGGTAAAATATAACCAACAAAATTAGGAACATATATAGTTACAATAAtgttattatcattattaacttttttattatataaatgttcTCTTTCTATTTCTCTTTCTATTTctatttctatttttaatataatatttattttttcacATAATGAATATTCATATAAGATATCCTCTTCATAATATACACTagtaaataatatattatttaaatatatatatctttcTCTTTCTATCTTTTCTTTCTCTATATccttataaatattatctACATTATATTGATCACCACCTCCCTGGTGTTTTATTTCTATACATGTATcattctttatattttttttttttatctcttgaatttctatttttataatttcttcCTTATCAATCATTTGTGATTTATCATAACACAACTCTTCGtttctattttttatgaaaataatgttttcatttaatattatatttttatttatatttttatttagGAATAAACGAAACgtttcaatatatatatcgCTACAAAAAAGAGAACTCAccaaaatattatcataataattattattatcataataattattattatatttatttgttgtAGTATCATACTCTTTTTTACTTACACACAAATGAGCAAGTAATAATTCCTTTTGTATTATTTCGTATAATTCCAacatttcttttatttcaaaaataacaaaaacGTTTCTTAAAGACAAagaatttttaaaattttcatatatttttaaaatgaagttatattctttttcatcttctttcataaatatttcctcatcaaaataattcatttttttttctccttCTTGATCTTTAATCATATGTTCATGAGACTCGCACATACCATAAATACTCTTCTGatcaatatttatatcactataattataattataattattatttaatattttattctcATTGTTTcgaatattatttaaagtACATATCTTCTCCtctaaatatatttcattttttattttattattatatatattgatttttatattgttattatttttttttttttcctcaCCAATGCGaattacatttttttctgaACAAGTCAGGAGATAATTGAAAAATAGCTCGAAACGGTCAggtaattttttttcacttgtattattataatagcatacattattattacaatgattattatttcctttttttttttttattatatgtaatttatgaatttcattttttaatagtaatttattttttaaatataaattaataaataaataattaaaaaaaaaggaacaatttaaaaagtggttataataatttttattttcattttgtgCTGTTGTTGTGTTTTCATAATTTACATAACTACTGGTGTGTTCATTCCTttcaataatttttattaaatcGTTTATAAAATGGTctttgtttatataatttaataaataacaaATTTCTTTCAATTCGCATGTCTTAAGgtttatatgaaaaaagggaaaaaaaaacttaTTGGTATGATTATCCAATATAATGGTTGAATGTTTGATGTGTATTAAATTATTGTGATgattattttctttaaaaagaataatttttttacaaattatattaaacGTGTTGTAGCAacataaattattatatatttttttatatgtgttATGTTCAACATTATCGTATGTGTGATTctccatattattattgttatttgTTTGGTTCTCTTGGGCATTTAAATTTTGGATTTCCCCCATTGatataatttgttttttcttttgaaCATCATTTTGTTGAATTTTTGTTATAGTATCTGTGAGTgtattataaaaaacaGATAGatcataaaattttatattatatacgTTTATACTtttagaaatattttttttattatcacaATATTTTATGTGCCTATGTTTAtagttataatatatatttacatgTACTTGTtcaattttaatataataaaatttaaaaaatattttaataaaccaatataataataacttaaaaaatatgtaatataatattctacatataatatttttattagctaatttaaaataaatattataataagaattatATTGTTCAACCTGCGAACAATTTATGGATACCTTTATagattttataaatatctcttgtttgttttttctagagacatttatattttgttccttattatattcattgGAATGGTCATCATTACGTCTATTACcaatatattcttttttaaaagttttagaattatttattatatcatcattatgatgattataattatcaCATATGTCATTATTCCTATTGTTACAAGTACAACTACTACAACAACTACAactactactactactatAACTACTAatactattattttttttattatttttttttttatttattttttttttcttttttttattcttttttttattctttattttaGTTTTATTATTGTCATCCTCATTTGTTTTCTTGTTAAAGATTAAAGCAAGGAAcctttttataaaataaaaatgaaaaagaatCTTTCTTATTTCAATGTTTTTTAAAggtatattataaattattaaacTCTTAAAGAAGagaaaatttatttttattgcATCTATCTCAAATGAGGTGttctttaatatattaaagaagTTCATCTTTCGAAGgttcaaaataaataataaaatgagGCACTCCCACGAGGATACAACACGGATGGCCacatttaataaaagaataaaattaaatgaaacaaattataaaaatttttttcgttacatatataaatatatatatatatatatatatatatatattatcatatattatattatgtatttgtataaatattcatacacaatatatttaacaaagaaaaacaaatacataaataatctgtcacattattataaaatgagatgatagaaaaaaataaaataaaataaaataaaaaataaaaataaaaaaaaacattactgtatataatttaattattttatattatgattaaaaaaaaattcaaaagagctataattttatttcataaattttgtatatgactaaatataatataccAAATTTAGGAACGTATCAAAATTAAcaaaacaaataaatacaccttttttttaaaaaaaaaaaaaaaaaaaaaaaaaaaaaaaaaattatatagttaaaaataatacaagTTAAAATGTCATATATCTACAAATAcatattacatatatttatgtactatatattataatgaaaaaatgtgttaattgtaaatattatttttatattatatattataacatcTAATCATctacaaaaaataaaataaaataaataaatNNNNNNNNNNNNNNNNNNNNNNNNNNNNNNNNNNNNNNNNNNNNNNNNNNNNNNNNNNNNNNNNNNNNNNNNNNNNNNNNNNNNNNNNNNNNNNNNNNNNtatatattcatatatatattcatatatatatatttttttccagtgttacatattaatattttggaattttcatttttatcagTATTCATTATATCCTTTGTATATTgcttataatattttagtcttaataaatttttatcaacAACATTATCGTGTTTAAAAAAAGGTATTCCTACAACTACAATATTTCTACATAAATCATCATAAAAATTGATTCCTTCACTTAATCTTCCATTCATAACACAAAAAAGAATACATCCATTTTGAATTCGTAAATTGACATCCAGATTTTTGATAgtttgaatatttttaatataatttttgaCTACTCCgtcatcattttttttttcaaagaaaacaaatttttttttttttattttattaaaaatatattctccttctttatttaggaagttataaaaatcgtttagaaaattataagaagggaagaaaattatattaccatataatacattaaatgttatcatatatatatatatagctagatttaataaatgatCATTCTTTAATCtgtttttatatgtattatcAATAAAATCGGATGTAACAATATTTGTTGAAAAAATACGAgcaaaaatattttcttttttaaaaatataatcagaagaaaataattttatcttatttttattattatttaaaaaaagtaataaaaattcttCAATTGGATATAAGGTACCACCTATTAATATAACATTACTACAATCTTTTGTAATACTTTTGAAATTACAACATGAGCTAACACTTATAACTTCTATTTCTTTGAATAAatcttttcttttttttacaaatagatcttcaaaaaaaatcttAAGGTTATTGTATGtatcatcattatcatcattataatcattatcatcattattattatcatttataataaaaaactCCTCTTTTGTGTTATGATTACttttttgtaatttatttttcttattttcaACAAGCGACGGATCATTTGATgtattatttctttttttattttttattttattcatatcaCAACTATTTAAAAACATAATTTTCTCATCCCTACAATTGTAGTCGTTCATGATATGCGTGGAATGATTTATTTGATTCTCATGTTTATTTTCACACGTCCCTGTTGTCGAAGAATAATCGTCATTATGATTAATACACACATAATCATATAGATTGGATTTAATAAGTTTCTGTGTGAATTCacttaatatatatatagcACTTGTTTTGAAAACAGAAAAAGGAGCATGAACATATTCtttgatatttttaaaatatttagaTATCAAAGattctataaatattttaattcGTCTACAAAATTGggaattatttaaaaaatttgaaatattatttaaatttaaagCATCTAATTTTGATAACAaagtatatttatttatattgatTAAATTTTGTGGAACTGATGAAAAGCTTTCTAGAAGTAAATTACAATAGACaataatttgttttatcattattatattattattatttaaaacatgtttatattttttaatatattcatttaatattaatttacaaaaaaatatatgatgatTTGATATACATAGAGAATTACAATTATTAATATTCtcaataatattttgtgATTCGTcaaaaataacaatattattttttatattaatttttaaattatttctaatattttcatttaatatacatatatatggtaataatattatatcagcattttttatattttctttacTTAAATAATAAGGACATATTTCAATATGTTCATTTTTACATATGTCTTTTATATCTTCTATATCTACATTtctattatttattaattttgttattaAACTATAATTATTAAGATTCTCAACATCTTCATTTTCTGAACAATAATTACTAgaagatgaagaagaatcataaaatattttctttttcttctcatttttttttttccatttttgTCCAATTTTTTcgttatatatttctttgTATTTGCATTTACTGTTTTTGCAGCAATCGTTTAATTCGTTAAcatttttgtatttttttaagaagGCCTACAACATGATACAACcagaatataaaatattaaatattaagattcatataaaaataaaacaaatacatacacacacacatatattatatatatatatatatatatatatatatatatgatatgtatttcttttttatacCTCGTTTATGCAGAGATGCTTTCTACTCCCGATGataatcatatttatagaaaaatctttgcccatttttttttctattttttttagcTCATGAAAATATTGATTTAACTGGGATTGCGTTCTActacaaataaatatctaaaaaaaaaaaaaaaaaaaaaaatacatatatatataaatatatatatatatatatatatatatctaattttacaatattatattgaattatcttcatatttgtttattttttatttttttaaacagacttgtttttttttatctcCATCATCAATAGAATAATCACTAGGAACCTCATCatctataaaaaaaaaaaaaaaaaaaaaaaaaaaaaaaaaaaattttttttttttttttttttatatttttaatttttttaaataatatataaatatttattttttttttttttttttttttttttttttttttttttttttttttttttttttttttttttttttNNNNNNNNNNNNNNNNNNNNNNNNNNNNNNNNNNNNNNNNNNNNNNNNNNNNNNNNNNNNNNNNNNNNNNNNNNNNNNNNNNNNNNNNNNNNNNNNNNNNNNNNNNNNNNNNNNNNNNNNNNNNNNNNNNNNNNNNNNNNNNNNNNNNNNNNNNNNNNNNNNNNNNNNNNNNNNNNNNNNNNNNNNNNNNNNNNNNNNNNNNNNNNNNNNNNNNNNNNNNNNNNNNNNNNNNNNNNNNNNNNNNNNNNNNNNNNNNNNNNNNNNNNNNNNNNNNNNNNNNNNNNNNNNNNNNNNNNNNNNNNNNNNNNNNNNNNNNNNNNNNNNNNNNNNNNNNNNNNNNNNNNNNNNNNNNNNNNNNNNNNNNNNNNNNNNNNNNNNNNNNNNNNNNNNNNNNNNNNNNNNNNNNNNNNNNNNNNNNNNNNNNNNNNNNNNNNNNNNNNNNNNNNNNNNNNNNNNNNNNNNNNNNNNNNNNNNNNNNNNNNNNNNNNNNNNNNNNNNNNNNNNNNNNNNNNNNNNNNNNNNNNNNNNNNNNNNNNNNNNNNNNNNNNNNNNNNNNNNNNNNNNNNNNNNNNNNNNNNNNNNNNNNNNNNNNNNNNNNNNNNNNNNNNNNNNNNNNNNNNNNNNNNNNNNNNNNNNNNNNNNNNNNNNNNNNNNNNNNNNNNNNNNNNNNNNNNNNNNNNNNNNNNNNNNNNNNNNNNNNNNNNNNNNNNNNNNNNNNNNNNNNNNNNNNNNNNNNNNNNNNNNNNNNNNNNNNNNNNNNNNNNNNNNNNNNNNNNNNNNNNNNNNNNNtatttttattttgttgaATAACATcataaattaaatttaaattatcatattttttaatatttgaaCTTGTCAAAACTTGATAAAATAATCtcataaaatttaattgaatctaataaataaatataaatatatatatatatatatatattttaagaaTAAGAAATAGATACAATTTTACGCGCGGCACACAAAATGATCctttataaaaatgttacTATTGAGGAATATGattgttatattaaatgaatatatttatatatatcaacatatatatatatataatatatattatatatatattttatatatatattttatattcttaCCTTGTAGGGCTCGAAAGGAAAaaacttttttatttcctcATTAAATTGTTCAACcattattaatttcttttttttacgaaaatattattatatataaaacttcaaaaaaatatattttatgacGACTTTTTCACAGTACgacaatattattatattatat is a window encoding:
- a CDS encoding putative DEAD box helicase (part of same gene as PGSY75_1324500A~gap found within coding sequence), producing the protein IFICSRTQSQLNQYFHELKKIEKKMGKDFSINMIIIGSRKHLCINEAFLKKYKNVNELNDCCKNSKCKYKEIYNEKIGQKWKKKNEKKKKIFYDSSSSSSNYCSENEDVENLNNYSLITKLINNRNVDIEDIKDICKNEHIEICPYYLSKENIKNADIILLPYICILNENIRNNLKINIKNNIVIFDESQNIIENINNCNSLCISNHHIFFCKLILNEYIKKYKHVLNNNNIIMIKQIIVYCNLLLESFSSVPQNLININKYTLLSKLDALNLNNISNFLNNSQFCRRIKIFIESLISKYFKNIKEYVHAPFSVFKTSAIYILSEFTQKLIKSNLYDYVCINHNDDYSSTTGTCENKHENQINHSTHIMNDYNCRDEKIMFLNSCDMNKIKNKKRNNTSNDPSLVENKKNKLQKSNHNTKEEFFIINDNNNDDNDYNDDNDDTYNNLKIFFEDLFVKKRKDLFKEIEVISVSSCCNFKSITKDCSNVILIGGTLYPIEEFLLLFLNNNKNKIKLFSSDYIFKKENIFARIFSTNIVTSDFIDNTYKNRLKNDHLLNLAIYIYMITFNVLYGNIIFFPSYNFLNDFYNFLNKEGEYIFNKIKKKKFVFFEKKNDDGVVKNYIKNIQTIKNLDVNLRIQNGCILFCVMNGRLSEGINFYDDLCRNIVVVGIPFFKHDNVVDKNLLRLKYYKQYTKDIMNTDKNENSKILI
- a CDS encoding putative DEAD box helicase (part of same gene as PGSY75_1324500B~gap found within coding sequence), whose translation is MVEQFNEEIKKFFPFEPYKIQLNFMRLFYQVLTSSNIKKYDNLNLIYDVIQQNKN
- a CDS encoding putative membrane protein (conserved Plasmodium membrane protein, unknown function); amino-acid sequence: MNFFNILKNTSFEIDAIKINFLFFKSLIIYNIPLKNIEIRKILFHFYFIKRFLALIFNKKTNEDDNNKTKIKNKKKNKKKKKKINKKKNNKKNNSISSYSSSSSCSCCSSCTCNNRNNDICDNYNHHNDDIINNSKTFKKEYIGNRRNDDHSNEYNKEQNINVSRKNKQEIFIKSIKVSINCSQVEQYNSYYNIYFKLANKNIICRILYYIFFKLLLYWFIKIFFKFYYIKIEQVHVNIYYNYKHRHIKYCDNKKNISKSINVYNIKFYDLSVFYNTLTDTITKIQQNDVQKKKQIISMGEIQNLNAQENQTNNNNNMENHTYDNVEHNTYKKIYNNLCCYNTFNIICKKIILFKENNHHNNLIHIKHSTIILDNHTNKFFFPFFHINLKTCELKEICYLLNYINKDHFINDLIKIIERNEHTSSYVNYENTTTAQNENKNYYNHFLNCSFFFNYLFINLYLKNKLLLKNEIHKLHIIKKKKGNNNHCNNNVCYYNNTSEKKLPDRFELFFNYLLTCSEKNVIRIGEEKKKNNNNIKINIYNNKIKNEIYLEEKICTLNNIRNNENKILNNNYNYNYSDINIDQKSIYGMCESHEHMIKDQEGEKKMNYFDEEIFMKEDEKEYNFILKIYENFKNSLSLRNVFVIFEIKEMLELYEIIQKELLLAHLCVSKKEYDTTTNKYNNNYYDNNNYYDNILVSSLFCSDIYIETFRLFLNKNINKNIILNENIIFIKNRNEELCYDKSQMIDKEEIIKIEIQEIKKKNIKNDTCIEIKHQGGGDQYNVDNIYKDIEKEKIERERYIYLNNILFTSVYYEEDILYEYSLCEKINIILKIEIEIEREIEREHLYNKKVNNDNNIIVTIYVPNFVGYILPTHLNFIYYLYCIYYLRKKKSTHIFNCCMRNVLREKCRVNKKKLYEYTTTDHIEKYEEKKKKKKKSSLFIIKLICKNFSLQFFCISNKYNVVNNDCNILYTKKGNNKNVINDNIISPLCITFNLYYFLKIKLNNRYLCYKTYYLNNHYFYFNNLKVQLLSCCNILRDVCVFEKKKNKNYMSYAKGNKKLSNDRNKYNNPPCDLYVKISDKEIDINIINNVKIIFLNFIIYQIYIAIRRIIYLDNIKLNYKSTKKKKFINEEKRKRKVKQNIYHHILFKKNYFLRNTRNISLKKNKEKIYIYDDNNEDKNLNNYNIKDLFFLNNKVIHNKSYYQYEGEQHNNNNNKMTISETRIPINFKRKGTDKIYTYYNFYNNNNNKKKKKTSVFDLYHLLKYIIHIKLKSHITFISFDNVYNSLEKILNIKKNEDILKNQYEIYLCSNICIYYFDLLHKYNIKKNNFIKLFIDFYAFKIYKRLYKNKMFNMCRFKRYDYNDFETNESNIKRINKINKYDNPYNNDESPYFCLITTIRNIDFLYELLKRYDKNTDIYHINKPFDDNLYNIKKDIYDEVIKNIKRYNTNTKIYCNNISIIYKTNDFFNFLNKYILTDFLNIFSLKHPYEIKQKKIIKKIIKKIIKKKIKKIIKKKINNNIMINTCDGNNKIINTYDSNKHICNDKKYYIFFENEVCNMFSLRNYIILKNMLEMVDEKYKKGYESNNFCSYNNIYRIEKKKMKNIIISLNKYNLHFNNVILYIPSIYNNNKFLIFKSRNIDIKNKYIFKKQDNKIRLYDKILVYFLNNSCFSYPIKNMVMNNFHVLIQYYRNVLYKKKNPLFFLNVYLCGVIHMCPEDFNLLQQVVVDNLLNNNVEYFYDKLYCNLLHPQPNQNKNININKNININNKNNNNNNNNNNNNNSSSSSSSSSSKDVVEDILYCNDNKNFEGRQKKMDHPNIYNIKKGECNKKDKRNMCKDIHIIFHFLNLHIYIKNNYLKSNMLYIYSRYFNIDIIKYINSKDTIITHMKGFIPMILSYLYEYPNNIIMYHKKLNKQEYINIICRQNNKYLNSSQFDILIKKEIKKNIFIFNEKNKKLKQNECCEIFYKRSKDNFIGKQIWNHINIKIKSLYINTDIFQLYNLYIFYFVTDKNLFIYEITKLIKFERYIKRLNTKKFLSSLYIKTKNINKKKYINEKKNKYVNEKKNKYVNKNIFTIKDKENDNKNNYYYYDMLIYLYKKKRMKNIKSTDFNYYSSYIKYNNIYKININIKQLSFIFNFMFYEYITYPPKLFYRHIKEKKKKKNVYFNNKKEYXXXXXXXXXXXXNFLFNTWKNMFLHFVDKKKYMSINGYFFDVNNMIDNNKNMDNIKCVNHNNISSYEDLIFSNNIYTNETKQNGHCMRNNVYSNLKYILIHLYDNINDIYNEKIEIDFMIKKSNKLYLLSSNISYLISSNMNIQLNCNYNKDIYFLNKIKKIKFNYFTFKDIYADDVVFTGTGHLNKKNKPDDEYDDINVDRYDDINVDRYVYMNRYEHINMNRSIFTNNSFKNVIHDTRFLYHKSNIKRCNKNEYSLLLYNINKENNKMDRLKTNEHCSNPLCVNIKINNLNINITLKDLLYLINKLKEINYFIKYYEDMNVLLFNKLSREILCNKYICKIKKEKINIFYHTILFLNIDIYKCSLNLYKPICCYKEKEIYDKYKIVNINTYGSFFYTCCINKKNNDTIFKKIHISLYVDIFFSKNNINEEFVKKMYITFIYIKRKKQNNFFFILQNDILNVFITNNVLTKIFYIYECVTDMNNYICNDKIKNKNKKNKIKKIKKINKNKNKHDYIYNNNVMLQGDDFINIHIKEKNKKYDTLHIIKNKKYDTLPIIKNKKNLFQCDEDIYYNSEDIYILLNNYKEKIFFYQSKDIYYLNNDNENPLLMFYINNKKKTTTMRKEYIESLRNINEEKKKKIYEKPLYIFPVLKQYYIKKDNMIMYRKNNIFHFITNVCIYNNTNFDIIFLYKNYKTLLYSKKNNYINNFQDIEEPFCILLFYKKKLFVSQCINIYQGFQKIIYDNRLHAQNNLHLNVKTQQKEIKKIFNLNRNINHNNKKGDTNYFYDDLHHIICNKDFYYKKHLPLKEYKKWTDFFYFNLSEGQEHENKCDDKKKCDDKKKYKNDDIYMEQMPNNTYKIFSLIERKYIKLFLNNTHINYDNNDIGFIIDMTAIKNDNSIYIHIDTHVRLLNLLPLQVFFKCQNKIEKINSFQKKDIFFEDVTLNISSNEFNDVNKFKIMYQKDEKKKKKKSDIQLIENNIIPCENRKEIFYVNYFRLNKEMIITCHTVIFLYDICVKDIQINNHKIFFRTKDTYNSNMKKEVEEEPYIYPLKKIKKFESFFYEPCKYIIMENNKIENIYSNTNIEIKIKANNQNNSNDVKTYMIICWKRKNEISNYINEKLNMSSIMSYYNIEKGSHNMT